The following proteins are co-located in the Leptospira weilii genome:
- a CDS encoding PAS domain-containing sensor histidine kinase: MPVFSDTEKDFSVRLLYGIMLSCGAVIISYRILHPILAEKSKGAYAATYLILAAIIVCHSIAKSGRILLASHVLIGIEWLAAFFGMIREGATQTVVFPFCLSLILISALLLGIRAAYFYTLLAIAVEITSTYLIQIEVIRPAKSAGPWSSLIGEIGSFILVAILMKYALFGFRTVKTELSEVQRYAKLGGWSLNIQTLELVLSKEYQYLLGYDDAKESKTLHLSTFLNTYVVDEKDKAHILDILAKSQTQKEITDCTVEFVYQIRRKDGQHRFLAGKGKFRDSTVGIGTAQDITERHLAEEALRPAQEIYSKVFTFSPIATTISSAHDGRYVEVNDSFLNLFGFTREETIGKTSIELNIWPDPAQRKEYFDKLSQKNVLVDEELIFHGKNGKIIHAECYSTLAEINGKLCAINLVKDISEKKEAESLRKLNKEISDQNKLIERQKQELEEILKDLKKTQNQLIISEKMASLGQLAAGIAHEINNPIGVVKSANDSIQNYFESSTDRIVQVSEILQGLNVVVLNELNTFIKKGKKNREILSPKEIREKIKRLEVKLKAKGFENPRSVAQDLAELGLDSSVEEFPNLFTDDKNAQVLLHFAIAEIQASQNSKLIDISVNRTSKVVYALKKFTHWSSEGIKTSVVIAESIETVLTIYHNQLKIGVEINREYKDVPPIQAYADDLIHLWTNLISNAVQAMSFKGILGIRISRVGENEVEVVISDTGPGISAFAKERIFEPFFTTKAPGEGSGMGLDIAKKIVETHGGTIQFETSPQGTSFFVRLPISETNTS, from the coding sequence ATGCCTGTTTTTTCGGATACGGAGAAGGATTTTTCCGTACGGTTGCTATACGGAATTATGCTCTCTTGCGGGGCGGTAATCATAAGCTATCGGATCCTACATCCGATCCTTGCCGAAAAATCTAAGGGGGCTTACGCGGCAACGTATCTGATCCTCGCTGCGATTATCGTTTGTCACTCAATTGCAAAAAGCGGAAGAATTCTTTTAGCCTCTCATGTTCTAATCGGAATCGAATGGTTGGCCGCGTTCTTCGGCATGATAAGAGAAGGCGCCACTCAAACGGTAGTTTTTCCGTTTTGTTTGAGCTTAATTTTGATCTCCGCGCTTCTGTTGGGAATCAGGGCCGCTTATTTTTACACGCTCCTAGCGATTGCGGTCGAGATTACAAGTACTTATCTCATTCAAATCGAAGTGATTCGACCCGCTAAAAGTGCGGGACCTTGGTCCTCCTTGATCGGAGAAATTGGCTCTTTTATACTCGTAGCGATTTTGATGAAATACGCTTTGTTCGGATTTAGAACCGTAAAAACCGAATTGTCCGAAGTTCAACGTTATGCGAAATTGGGAGGATGGAGTCTGAATATACAAACTTTAGAACTTGTTCTCTCTAAAGAATACCAATACTTGCTCGGATACGACGATGCCAAGGAATCCAAAACCTTACACTTGTCCACGTTCTTAAATACTTATGTTGTCGATGAGAAAGATAAGGCCCATATCCTCGACATTCTCGCAAAAAGCCAGACACAAAAGGAAATTACGGATTGCACCGTAGAGTTCGTTTATCAAATCCGAAGAAAAGACGGACAACATAGATTCCTTGCCGGGAAGGGAAAATTTAGAGATTCGACCGTCGGTATCGGAACGGCCCAAGACATCACGGAAAGGCATCTGGCGGAAGAGGCTCTTCGTCCCGCTCAGGAAATTTACTCGAAGGTGTTCACCTTCAGTCCGATTGCGACGACGATTTCATCCGCGCATGATGGAAGATACGTCGAGGTCAACGATAGTTTTTTGAACCTGTTCGGATTTACGAGAGAAGAAACAATCGGAAAGACGAGTATAGAATTGAACATTTGGCCCGATCCGGCTCAAAGAAAAGAATATTTCGATAAATTGTCTCAAAAGAACGTACTCGTGGATGAGGAGTTGATTTTCCATGGTAAAAACGGAAAAATTATTCACGCGGAATGTTACAGCACGTTAGCTGAAATCAACGGAAAACTTTGTGCGATCAATCTTGTAAAAGATATTTCGGAAAAAAAAGAAGCGGAATCTCTGAGAAAATTGAATAAGGAAATCTCCGATCAGAATAAATTGATCGAAAGACAAAAGCAAGAACTCGAAGAAATTCTGAAGGATCTGAAAAAAACCCAAAATCAATTGATCATATCCGAAAAGATGGCCTCATTAGGTCAATTAGCGGCCGGAATCGCGCACGAAATCAACAATCCCATCGGAGTTGTCAAGTCGGCGAATGATTCCATACAGAATTATTTCGAAAGTTCCACAGATCGAATCGTTCAAGTCTCCGAAATCCTACAGGGATTGAATGTAGTCGTATTGAACGAACTCAATACATTCATAAAAAAGGGGAAAAAAAATCGGGAAATCTTATCTCCTAAGGAAATTCGCGAGAAAATAAAAAGGCTTGAAGTAAAACTGAAAGCAAAAGGATTCGAAAATCCTCGTTCGGTTGCGCAAGACTTGGCGGAACTTGGTTTGGATTCTTCCGTGGAAGAATTTCCAAATTTGTTTACGGATGATAAGAACGCGCAGGTACTATTACATTTTGCGATTGCGGAAATTCAGGCCTCTCAAAATTCCAAGTTGATCGACATATCTGTGAATCGAACTTCCAAAGTCGTTTATGCTCTCAAAAAGTTCACTCACTGGAGTTCGGAAGGAATCAAAACCTCGGTGGTAATTGCGGAAAGTATAGAAACCGTTCTTACGATTTATCATAATCAACTGAAAATTGGAGTGGAAATCAATAGGGAATATAAAGACGTTCCGCCTATTCAAGCTTATGCGGACGATCTCATCCATCTATGGACGAATTTGATCTCCAACGCCGTACAAGCAATGTCCTTCAAAGGGATTTTAGGGATTCGAATTTCTCGTGTGGGAGAAAACGAAGTGGAAGTTGTTATTTCCGATACGGGACCCGGAATTTCCGCATTCGCGAAAGAAAGAATTTTCGAACCTTTTTTCACTACAAAGGCCCCGGGCGAAGGATCGGGAATGGGTTTGGACATCGCAAAGAAAATCGTAGAAACGCACGGAGGAACAATCCAATTTGAGACTTCTCCCCAAGGAACTTCTTTTTTTGTAAGACTTCCGATCTCCGAAACGAACACAAGCTAA
- a CDS encoding flagellar filament outer layer protein FlaA, giving the protein MKKILFSHIHSTEKRNRLFIVILFLFQLSFSPSAEERTSSEIWKQITVEDFETKEWNSKNLKTRLSKEYSPDIRTSSLLLSPERNSSKSLLLEIPAEKNQSFEILWEQSWKTKGFVQEFQFHIYSSGSGASLYVLLRDSTLEVKKILITHLNFEGWKKIKLNVVRKIRQEDIVFSKQIPVEFLGLLYEAPFTMKRGSRDLLAIDDIVAIVRDKNRMFSGDKTLIR; this is encoded by the coding sequence ATGAAAAAAATACTCTTCTCTCACATCCATTCTACCGAGAAACGAAATCGCCTTTTTATTGTAATACTATTTTTATTCCAATTGTCTTTCTCACCGAGTGCGGAAGAAAGAACTTCGTCGGAAATTTGGAAACAAATCACCGTGGAAGATTTCGAAACAAAAGAATGGAATTCTAAAAATCTCAAAACACGTTTATCCAAGGAGTATTCTCCGGATATAAGAACCTCTTCTCTTTTACTCAGCCCGGAAAGAAATTCTTCCAAAAGTCTTCTTTTGGAAATCCCGGCGGAAAAAAACCAATCCTTCGAAATTCTCTGGGAACAATCCTGGAAAACGAAAGGTTTCGTCCAAGAATTTCAGTTTCACATCTATTCTTCGGGATCAGGAGCCTCTCTCTATGTTTTACTCCGAGACTCCACTTTAGAAGTTAAGAAAATTCTAATCACTCATCTCAACTTTGAAGGTTGGAAGAAAATCAAACTCAACGTAGTCCGCAAAATCAGACAAGAAGACATCGTATTTTCCAAACAGATTCCCGTCGAATTTTTGGGCCTCCTTTACGAAGCTCCTTTTACGATGAAGCGAGGTTCCAGAGATTTATTAGCGATAGACGATATAGTCGCAATCGTTAGGGATAAAAATCGAATGTTCTCCGGCGACAAAACTTTGATTCGATGA
- the ompL47 gene encoding multi-beta-barrel domain surface protein OmpL47 — translation MKGSSLVRLAIAFLMFVTIALVAQEDLDENPKAETQGQSESSTKTKTDQSSTTSSEEIKKADLYVNSKSSFEISAQDDSSTVDYIEYKIGEADYAKYTSPITILKEGVNRLTYRAVDKAGNKEPAKALVVVVDNTAPTVKIVPSEILYNLDGYNFGSKNVTYTISASDTLSGVKEIKYSINGGDMRPYDNQPIKLEKAGVNLIKYSAVDNSGNSSSEAILVVTLDDVKPEIEIQGNTPLVIIDGKTYSRKGNSFTIKAVDGQSGIKRILIKVDNAPDFVAYAEPITIDAQGEHTIEAKAIDNVGNESETKKVSFSVDVNPPTTQIRKIEAGSNGSKPTTTSVEPTSTTPTSTTKPTQPATPPAKK, via the coding sequence ATGAAGGGTTCTTCTCTCGTAAGACTCGCAATCGCTTTTTTAATGTTCGTTACCATAGCATTGGTGGCTCAAGAAGATTTGGATGAAAATCCCAAGGCAGAAACACAAGGACAATCCGAAAGTTCTACAAAAACAAAAACCGATCAAAGCTCGACAACTTCGTCGGAGGAAATAAAGAAGGCGGATCTTTACGTGAATTCCAAAAGTTCTTTTGAAATTTCCGCACAGGATGATTCCAGTACCGTTGATTACATCGAATATAAAATCGGCGAAGCGGATTACGCTAAATATACTTCTCCTATCACGATCCTTAAGGAAGGCGTTAACCGCCTTACCTACAGAGCCGTGGATAAAGCGGGAAACAAAGAGCCTGCAAAAGCACTCGTAGTGGTGGTGGACAATACGGCTCCGACCGTAAAAATCGTTCCGAGTGAAATCCTTTACAATCTAGACGGATACAACTTCGGATCCAAAAATGTAACCTATACCATCTCCGCGTCGGATACTCTTTCCGGAGTGAAAGAAATAAAGTATTCCATCAATGGTGGGGACATGAGACCTTACGACAACCAGCCGATCAAATTAGAGAAAGCGGGTGTGAATCTGATTAAATATTCCGCGGTGGACAATTCCGGAAATTCTTCTTCCGAAGCGATTCTCGTTGTAACCTTAGATGATGTGAAACCGGAAATTGAAATCCAAGGAAACACCCCTCTGGTAATCATCGATGGAAAAACGTATTCCAGAAAAGGAAATTCTTTTACGATCAAAGCCGTGGATGGGCAATCTGGAATCAAAAGAATTTTGATTAAAGTAGATAACGCCCCGGATTTCGTCGCTTATGCCGAGCCGATCACAATTGATGCTCAAGGTGAGCATACGATTGAGGCGAAAGCAATCGACAACGTAGGAAACGAAAGTGAAACGAAAAAAGTCAGCTTCTCGGTGGATGTGAATCCGCCTACGACACAAATCCGTAAAATAGAAGCCGGTTCTAACGGAAGCAAACCTACTACTACGTCCGTTGAACCTACGTCCACGACTCCTACTTCTACTACAAAGCCGACTCAGCCTGCAACTCCTCCAGCCAAGAAGTAA
- a CDS encoding ComF family protein, giving the protein MKPWKFLDYFLPVSCEFCGRYDFFSSKIGICKLCHLENATFLIRTQNLCEVCKEIQTTKECFYCNSRNVFFEELKFLQRRTPFLAKVINRIKLQSVYLLSIYLCLGMKKELRSWRNLNFSGIMLMPSTKTKWYTQNKRRPFESCDFALKRLQNILPFPLLHPIEKISDEKQAGKSFVDRFMHARLAFRIKEEYKGKLRGNYLLVDDVFTTGASANELARILIQNGAESVRILTLVRTEGKGGEIEKDITNV; this is encoded by the coding sequence GTGAAGCCCTGGAAATTTTTAGATTATTTTCTTCCGGTCAGCTGTGAATTTTGCGGAAGGTACGACTTTTTTTCTTCCAAAATCGGAATTTGTAAACTATGTCATTTGGAAAATGCGACTTTTTTAATCCGCACTCAAAATTTATGCGAGGTTTGCAAGGAAATACAAACAACAAAAGAATGTTTCTATTGCAACTCGAGGAACGTATTCTTTGAAGAATTGAAATTTTTACAAAGAAGAACTCCTTTTTTGGCAAAGGTGATAAACCGTATTAAGTTGCAGTCCGTTTATTTGCTTTCGATTTATCTTTGCTTGGGCATGAAAAAAGAATTAAGATCTTGGAGGAATCTGAACTTTTCCGGAATTATGCTTATGCCTTCCACAAAAACCAAATGGTATACCCAAAATAAACGGAGGCCGTTTGAGTCCTGCGACTTCGCTCTGAAACGATTACAGAATATTCTTCCCTTTCCGTTGCTACATCCGATTGAAAAGATAAGCGATGAAAAGCAGGCGGGTAAGAGTTTTGTAGACCGTTTTATGCACGCAAGACTTGCTTTTCGAATCAAAGAGGAATATAAGGGAAAGTTAAGAGGAAATTATCTTCTGGTCGATGACGTGTTTACCACGGGCGCTTCCGCAAATGAGTTGGCAAGAATTCTCATTCAAAATGGAGCCGAATCTGTTCGAATTTTGACTTTGGTTCGAACAGAAGGGAAAGGAGGTGAAATCGAAAAAGACATTACGAATGTTTAG
- the dinB gene encoding DNA polymerase IV gives MEPRKIIHVDMDAFYASVEQRDFPEYKGKPLIVGGPPNGRSVVAAASYEARKFGVRSAMPCSKAAQLAPQAIFVPPRFKVYKEVSNRIREIFLEYTDRVEMLSLDEGYLDVTFNKKNIPFAVTIAKEIRSEIFKRTELTASAGVGNSKFIAKLASEKNKPNGLTVVLPDDVIAFIDPLPVSSFHGVGKVTAQKMKELEIYTGKDLRAKNIDELIQHFGKMGIYYYKISRGEDEREVESCRERKSLGAENTFDQDKIDREDLLQQLREVAVEVERRLKERDFAGKTLTLKIKFQDFKLRTRSKTLSEPIFSADELYSVAAELFEEFFEIKNGKQVSIKAIRLLGINLSHPNSTDEEPMLFPNL, from the coding sequence ATGGAGCCACGTAAAATCATTCATGTAGATATGGATGCATTCTATGCATCCGTCGAACAAAGGGACTTTCCTGAATACAAAGGAAAACCGTTAATTGTGGGCGGTCCTCCTAATGGTAGATCCGTTGTCGCTGCCGCTTCTTACGAGGCTCGTAAATTCGGGGTTCGTTCCGCAATGCCTTGTTCCAAAGCGGCTCAACTTGCGCCTCAAGCGATTTTTGTACCTCCCCGTTTTAAAGTATATAAGGAAGTTTCCAATCGAATTCGTGAAATCTTTTTGGAATACACGGATCGTGTTGAAATGCTTTCCTTGGACGAAGGATACTTGGACGTCACATTCAATAAAAAGAATATTCCGTTTGCCGTAACGATCGCCAAAGAGATCCGCTCTGAAATTTTTAAACGCACAGAGCTGACCGCTTCCGCTGGCGTCGGTAACTCCAAATTTATCGCCAAACTCGCTTCTGAAAAAAACAAACCGAACGGACTCACCGTAGTTCTACCCGACGACGTGATCGCTTTTATCGACCCTCTGCCTGTAAGTAGTTTCCACGGCGTAGGGAAGGTCACGGCTCAGAAGATGAAGGAGCTTGAAATTTATACCGGAAAAGATCTTAGGGCAAAAAACATAGACGAACTCATTCAACATTTTGGAAAGATGGGGATCTACTATTATAAAATTTCCAGAGGAGAAGACGAGAGAGAGGTAGAGTCTTGTCGGGAACGAAAGTCTTTGGGTGCGGAAAATACGTTCGATCAGGATAAAATAGATCGGGAAGACCTGCTGCAACAACTAAGGGAAGTTGCGGTCGAAGTAGAAAGAAGATTAAAAGAAAGAGATTTTGCCGGTAAAACTTTGACTCTCAAAATCAAATTTCAAGATTTTAAACTAAGAACAAGGTCGAAAACTTTATCGGAACCTATTTTTAGTGCGGATGAACTTTATTCCGTAGCGGCGGAACTTTTTGAGGAATTTTTTGAGATCAAAAACGGAAAACAAGTTTCGATTAAAGCAATTCGGCTTTTAGGGATTAATCTTTCTCATCCTAATTCAACAGACGAAGAACCAATGCTGTTTCCAAATTTATAA
- a CDS encoding lysophospholipid acyltransferase family protein produces the protein MIRYIPSFIFVYLFYLPFRILPYRFCLLYGRFLVFLLYPFAKKHRKIAYENITHAFPEYTETQKKELVWKSILHIGNLVAGTLFAPRLNQKWMDRYLVYDPESLAIEKKTNEEGIGVVLISGHFGTWEILVQFMGIRMKGGGIYKKVRNPFVDKLIYKLRTKNGIKLVSTEESSQVTKMLKQGYWVGFGSDQNAGKVGIFVNFFNRPASTYQGPALMAYLTGAKMLLYSVLCGENGKVIVRVKDLGYVDKKAFPDRETAIRHYTEVWTKALEEEVKLYPEQYFWVHRRWRTKPGDFPSQI, from the coding sequence TTGATTCGTTATATACCATCATTTATCTTTGTTTATTTATTTTATCTTCCGTTCCGAATCCTACCATATCGTTTCTGTCTTTTATATGGAAGGTTCCTGGTTTTCCTTCTTTATCCGTTTGCAAAAAAACACAGAAAAATTGCGTACGAAAATATTACTCACGCGTTCCCCGAATATACGGAAACACAAAAAAAAGAACTCGTTTGGAAGAGCATTCTTCACATTGGAAATCTTGTCGCGGGCACTTTGTTTGCTCCTCGTTTGAATCAAAAATGGATGGATCGTTATCTCGTTTATGATCCCGAATCTTTAGCGATTGAAAAGAAAACAAACGAAGAAGGTATCGGAGTCGTTTTGATTTCGGGCCACTTCGGAACCTGGGAAATTTTAGTTCAATTTATGGGAATTCGTATGAAAGGCGGAGGGATTTATAAAAAAGTAAGAAATCCGTTCGTGGATAAATTGATCTACAAGCTCAGAACGAAAAACGGAATCAAACTTGTTTCCACGGAAGAATCCAGTCAAGTAACCAAGATGTTAAAGCAAGGTTATTGGGTAGGATTCGGTTCAGATCAAAACGCCGGTAAAGTCGGTATTTTCGTAAACTTTTTCAACCGCCCCGCGTCCACCTATCAAGGTCCCGCTTTGATGGCTTATCTCACGGGAGCAAAAATGCTTTTGTATTCGGTTCTCTGCGGTGAGAATGGGAAGGTAATTGTTCGAGTTAAAGACTTAGGTTATGTAGATAAAAAAGCGTTTCCAGATCGTGAAACGGCCATTCGTCATTACACGGAGGTCTGGACAAAAGCCTTAGAAGAAGAAGTAAAACTTTATCCCGAACAATACTTCTGGGTTCACAGACGCTGGAGAACAAAACCGGGAGATTTCCCGAGTCAAATTTGA